The DNA sequence TGTACCTTCATGACAAACCAGGACCAGACAACTGCCCCCAGGAGGTGTATGATACACTGGTGGAAGCTCTTGAACATGTTAGTGAATATGAGGGTTACATATTGGAGAGTGGGCAAGGCTTAGCGCGCGTTCTTTTCCGGCACGTTTTGGTACTTTTGTCGCATCCGCAGCAGCGCTGCATCCAAGAGTATCTTGACATGCCTAAGTCACTTACAAAGAAGGCTCCTCAGCCAGAGCCTATGGCTACTGAAGATAGTGCACCAGGATCCAGTCAGTGAGAATGGCATTGAACAACTTGGTTCTATCATGTCACTTATTCTAGTTATTTATTGCCTTTGTGTAAAGGTTTCTTATATCTCCAAAAAAGATATTTGATTTTGTTAGAGTAACATGGACATGTATGACTCTGGTAACTTTCTGTAAAATATGCATTTTAATTAACTGAAAATTTTCATGGATTGTAAGTTACCTAGTTGCACTTTCCTTGTGAAAATTTCTCCCCAGGGCATGAGTAAGTCTTGGCTTGGCTTCTGGAGGTGCAATTTTTTTGCCTTAGTCACTGATGTAAAAAAATTTGCTTTATTCTGTATTTACCACTTCTAAAACAGATCCTAGTGCTTGAGAATGTATTTAGTATTTACAGTATTCCACGTGTTTCCCACATTTTCCCTCTAATTGCTCACATCTAGGTACAGTTCTTCTGAATCTAGTTAAGCAAATTTTCTCCTCATTCTTTTTTCTAAACACCACACACAATTACTTTCTACGGTCCTCAAATTTGATGATAAAGTAATGAATAACAATAAACGCATTGAGTAGGGTAATTTAAAATgtttttatactaatttaaaaaagagTAAATTACCATTTctatcaaaaaaaaataaaattacagttGTACCCATGAAAAATAGAttttatacaataaaattatccaaacattgaaaaaaaatgtaaaaccTGGATAAAAACAACGATTCATGGCCAAATTGGGTAAAGTACCAAattgggtaaagtactaaattggtctcctatgtttgggcgtaattctgttttgatccttaaggtttaaagtgtcctatttgaatccaaaaatgtttcatttagcatcaatttaatcccacagtgaggtcaaagttaaataattaacgaaatgtcctacataacaacagtacaagaacaaaatcgataatctagAGAACATGTACAaactccagaggcacaaaatcaaccgttgatgcatcaatacatttatttattatttttctcataatataaataaaatattttctatagaactaaagaaaatgataaataaatatattgatgcttcaacggttgattttgtgcctctggagcttgtacatgttctccaaattatcgattttgttcttgtactgttgttatgtaggacattccgttaattatttaaatttggcCTCaatgtgggactaaattgatgctaaatgaaacttttttggattcaaatagaacactttaaaccttaagaactaaaacagaattacacccaaatataggggaccaatttagtactttaccctggCTAAATTCATTGTATAAATCGTGGtcaaaaaagaaaagggaaaccTTGTTGGCAAGGTGAGCCTAAATTGTAGGTAAAAAGAAGATTCCATAATTTATGTACTATGTAGTTCTAGGCCAAAACCCATAAGAATCTCATGATTTATATAGTTTTAGACTAAAATACATGAGGATCCCATGATTTATGTGTTTTCTTTAATTAATATAACTATTGTTTGTTTCAATTATCAAATACAGATTAAATATCAGAATTACTAAATATAGTTTAACTATTAGTTTTTACCTGTAAATTGTTTTCAGCCTTTATATTTTAAGAAGAATTACAAGTGTTTTAGTATTTAATCATTTCAGGTATATATAAAACtcaataattaaaattgattattagtataaaatatatagtagaaaataaaatatacataagtACAAACAACAACCGTATAATGAGATTTGAATACTGTTCAACTAGAAGGTTTCTAGGTGGCTATCTACTTCTCGGTCGGATTTGAAACTACGAATACGAGAACTATTTTATAGTGAAGCTAACCaggtaaagaaataaaaaagagatactcactttttattattatttattgttgtcGGAGAAAACAAAAGATTCCAACCTGGGTTCCATTGTTATTGCGCCATCAGGTGATCTTGGGAGAAGAGTAAAACTTGGGGTCCCTCAGAAACCTTGAAATCATCTCCGCCTTCTCAGCTGAAAGGTCTGTGTTCTCCAGAATTTGGTCTTTTGATGCCTTGGCAATTGCTTGGACAGAACCAATAGCTTGACTAAGCTGAATTGAGTGACCAGAATGACAAAATAACTCAAGCTATGCCTATATGCATATGCTTATCATGGTTTCATTTCACATTTAAGTCAAATATTAGGTGATATAGTTATTCTCTAACGAGAAGTAGCACAAGCCTAATATTATATACAGCATCAAAATGCACAAGACCGTATCTGTACTATTGTTAGAGAAAGATACTCCAAAGTTTAAACATCTATATAATTAAGAGTCCTGAGCTTTACAACTGGGAATGAAAAATTACGaaaactaaattgagaagatGTTTCATAATAAAATGATTTACCGCATTTGCATCGTGATTGTCAACGCCTGGAATCGAAGTAACCACTTTAAGGTAAAAGTTCATTCCTTGCACCAATTGCTTCCTCTTTATAACCATAACAAAAGTCCATGCATTAAATCAATATTTAAGATTTCATTCTTAAACAAGTCCTGTCAGCTAAACTATTGTGTGTTCTTCGCACAACTGACCTCagctttcagtttctctccaattttcTGCTGCTTGTATACTGCAATTATTTTGACGATAAGAAATATGAATTGGAACAACACATCATAGTTGGTAACAAATTTCAGTTTCTACCTCCAGATGAATGAGCTATTTTTACCATCTTTTCAAACCCCATCTCTATGTCCTGAACTGGAAcaaacgtaggcttgccaatcaCCATCTCAAATCTATTGGTGAAACATAAACATGGATCTTGCTTTCTCACTATTGAAGTTGTACATAGCAAATGATCAAttagaacaaaataaaagtaaCGTATTTAACTCACTTGAAGTATGACTGAATAAATGAATCGATTTGCTGTTTAGCTGGGAGTGTGATGATAACATAAAAGCGTGCAAATTGTGTTCTCAATTTCTGAACTCTGCAG is a window from the Arachis hypogaea cultivar Tifrunner chromosome 17, arahy.Tifrunner.gnm2.J5K5, whole genome shotgun sequence genome containing:
- the LOC112764170 gene encoding protein PARTING DANCERS; its protein translation is MDMHLSDSSTSAPSHATLSGNCIQHFIMRLQLWIAAGPGGVCLMRNAWKGEHPSVINFISSFLSANSFRLNFVPIAPDFIFNCGGLSVAFVFVTNWDCNNVSLIFSRVQKLRTQFARFYVIITLPAKQQIDSFIQSYFKFEMVIGKPTFVPVQDIEMGFEKMVKIAHSSGVYKQQKIGEKLKAERKQLVQGMNFYLKVVTSIPGVDNHDANAVNHFIMKHLLNLVFVIFHSQL